Part of the Gigantopelta aegis isolate Gae_Host chromosome 15, Gae_host_genome, whole genome shotgun sequence genome is shown below.
CAGCGTACACGTAATAGGTGAGAAAGTTATTTACAAACAGGGGAACGGTGATGGCTATGACCATGATCCCCATTGCCGCGCACAGCACTCCTACCAGTTTGCCGACCGCTGTCGAGGGAACTATATCTCCGTATCCCACGGTCGTCATGGTGATCACGGCCCACCAGCAGGCCCTCAGGATGTTCTTCATGTTGCTCTGGTCGGCGTAGTAGGCGACGGTGCCGAAGATGACCGTGTTGATGGTCAGTAGCAGCGCCATGAAGACGAGTTCGTTGACTGATATCCGCACGGCGTAGCTGAGCACGCGGGCCCCGGTGATGTGGCTCGTCAGACGGTAGAGTCGCAGCACGCGTAGGATCTGGAAACAGCTCAACACGTCCACGTACGTCGTCTCGAACAGCTCCGTCGACACGATCACGTTGGCGACCAACTCCACGATGGCGACGATCACAGCGAGGGCATCGACGATGTTGAGAAATGATTTGAAGAATGcgtggatggacggacagacaatgAGACGGACACAGAGCTCTGTCGTGAAGAAGGCGGTGCAGAAGTAGCCCGTGTACCTGGTGGAAGGAAACGAATATTTGGTTAAAGGCATTCGCTCACTGATTCAGTGGACCTTATTTCTCGAAATATGGAAATTGCATTCATTCCGAATACTAAACCTCGTTACTGTATAATCCAAAACATTTGAAATGAACCACGATCGAGGGAATCCCATGATAACCAGAGaacacgcttcatttttaaatctTGGAACTCTTCTCTCAGAAGTTATTTTTccctgaattatggaccgtccacataattcatttatttttataaaatatcgaTAATAACTG
Proteins encoded:
- the LOC121389637 gene encoding potassium voltage-gated channel protein Shaw-like, whose amino-acid sequence is MVMFEQFTAPKKTIKEGTGPWSDFKYRVWRITDWPFSSVAAKVYFVIASLLVVTSTFLVIVATHPLFKHALTRDEWRQYWADDWDLHSDEVEKYLKIGADRDNSTDNNFTLGEEELETLKRLSATHYSIRYTGYFCTAFFTTELCVRLIVCPSIHAFFKSFLNIVDALAVIVAIVELVANVIVSTELFETTYVDVLSCFQILRVLRLYRLTSHITGARVLSYAVRISVNELVFMALLLTINTVIFGTVAYYADQSNMKNILRACWWAVITMTTVGYGDIVPSTAVGKLVGVLCAAMGIMVIAITVPLFVNNFLTYYVYADLQPDPASKVNAKQSKRRTGSMTRSKVHQCTPERGSDTPITIVTEC